In the genome of Peromyscus eremicus chromosome 1, PerEre_H2_v1, whole genome shotgun sequence, the window ATATGTTACTCATGTAGTGTGTCTGCTCAATGGAGGAGATAAATACCTGTTTTCTATCAAGAAAGCTAGGAGTGGATGTTGTTAATACCCAGGTGGCCTTTCTATCTGTAGATCCAAACCTCACCTGAACCCCTCAGGATGTTTATTGCAGACTTTCCCTCCCTAGAACTTTATCATTGGCATTCAATTAATAAAGATCATCCTTTGGGATATGTCACATATACTTTTTAGCCTGCTGACATTGGCATTAACTCACTCAGAGACCACACCAGAACAAAGGCCCTTAAGATATAAAAATCAATCTTCATGTTCAAATGTACTTTGAGTTGAGTTTTGATGCTATTATGCCTAGCTGTTCACTAGAGTTTTGATTACACAAGTAATCTTATTTTTTTGCAGAATTGTCTGTGTTTAAATTTGCTTGCAATAAGTGACCTGGTTTCAGACTCTTAAGAGTGTGAACTGGCAACTACTATGTCAGCCTGATCTGAGTTTTCCTTATTACTTCACGTGGGTCATTTCCCTGCAAGCCGCAGAGCTTTCAGGGGCCCCCCGGGGAAAATGTAAGGATTTATACCCTTAGTGTCCACTCACCTGTCACCAGGGAGTCACTGCGCTCTGTCCACCCTGTAGATTTGTAAGAGTAACAGCAATATTGCCCTGCATGATGCTTTTCCATGGATGCTATGGAGAACATGGCCTTGTTACCAGGATCTTTGGGAGTTTGACTGTCCCAGGGTGCTGAGCTTCCTTCTTTATACAGGAAATATATTCTGGATTCCTTGGTCCCCTCACACCAAATGGTCACATCATTCCCAGAGGCAATCACAGAGCTTGGTTCAGCCCACAAGGTGGGTTTTTGAAGGTTCCCTGCAAGGAAGCAGGTGAGAAGGAGATGGGACTTTGAACAGTTTCATAGTAAATGTCAAGCATACTTCTGATCTTGAACTTTACTCCTGAATAGCAAAAGGATGAGTAATGCCTTGGGAAGACTCAGTCTCTCGTGACCCTCCAAAGATCCAATCTCACTATGCCCTCCCCTCATTTTTATGCAGTGACTCCCACAGTCTGCATGCTGTGTGAATTGTCTCAGGAGCCCTGGATCCTCAGACACATCACACAACATGGTTTCCACCGGGACCATGTGTCAGGAACAATGTTTCTGCAGAGAGTCTGGAGGCTTCCTCACCTGAGACCAGGAGCTCCAGGGGTTCACTGACTTTAGACCATACCTGAGGATTTCTTGTGTTATAGACATGGCATCTGAATCTTCACCTTTGGTTGGAAGTCACTGGACCCACTTGGAATGTGGACTGGCATGTCCTAGTGTATAAATATTGTGAGCTGCTGAATTCCTGGTCGTCCTtagttaaaatgaaacagttgtaTCTCTGAGTTGAGGTACAAGAGAGGGTCACAGACCCTCCTAAGGAAACAACAGGGTTATGCATCGTTGACAAAGTTGGTTTGGAGTAGACTCCTAGAAGAAGTACATATGGAATATTAAAGAGGCTCACACAGTATGAATTCTCCCCATGGCTGTCATTTGATGGCAGATACCATTATTACTGTCTTTTCTTGAGAATAACATCTGGGGCTAATATTTTTGAGTATCCTCTCACCTATCACTACCAGCTCTAAGGTGTCACTGCCCTCTGACCATCCCAGAGGGGTGTAAGAGTAACAGTGATAGTGTCCTGCATTCAGTTCAGTCATAGATGGAATGGTGAGTTTTGTCTTATTATTGTGGACTGTTTGGATTTGTTGGTCCCAGGGTTCCAGGCTTCCCTCTTTATATATAACATTCATTAGGGTTTCTAGAGTCACCTCACACCATATGGTAACAGGACTCCCTAAGGAGATCACAGAGCTAGGATAAGCCCAGATTGTGGGTTTGTGAAGGGTCCCTGCAAAGAATGAGAGGGAAAAGGGAGATGTATCTGTTAGGAGAATTGCACAGAGAAGGTCACATTTGCCAATGACATGTAAACTGATCTGCAATTGCAGAAGAATACTTAAAGACCTCACTTTCCCCTGGATCTTGGGTTCCACTGTTAATTAAACCCTAGATTTTGCACCTCAATTCAAGCTGTAACACATATCTGTGACACGGACTTCAGTAACCCAGGCTCTTGATCAACTACCACACATCAGGTCCTTTCCTGGGATCCTGTGTCAGTTACAATATCATTCAAAGGAAAGTCCTGTACTTCCTTACCTGAGACCAGGAGTTCTAGGTAGTTGCTGGGCACTGACCATGTCTGAGGGCTGCTCAAATAAAAGCCATAGCATGTGAACCTCCACCTCTGGTTGTGGGTCACAGGACCCACTGTGAACACGGCTCCAAATAGCTCAGTGTATACATTCTGTGAGGGCAAAGCCTTGGAgaacttctcatcttccttcaTTAGAATGAACATGCTATATGCCTGTTCTGACACACACTTAAGGGTCACATGCCTTCCTGAAGTCACCACAGGACTGGACAGGGATGAAAGGGTGACTTTGTTGGGGAAAACTcttaggagaaaagaagaagcctGTTAAGTAAACCCATATGGGAAGCATTGTTCCCTTCTTCTCAGATTTGAGAAAAGGTGTCCCCCCAGTGAACAAACTCTTTTGCATAAGACAGAATCTGGGGTTAGTAAAGGTCCTCTCACCTGTTACCACCAGCTCCAGGAAGTCACTATTTTCGGAAATGCCATTGGTGCTAATATAGATGCACTAATAGTGGCCTGCATTGTTCCACTGGACCGATGAGATAGAGAATGTGGCTTTGTTTTCAGTTTGTAAAAGGGTTGTTGGTATTGGGTGATGTGGACTTCCTTCTTTGTAGAGAATATATTCCTTGGCCTCTAAGGGCCCTTCACAGAAGAATGTCACCTGGTTCCCAGTGGCTACCACATTTCTTGGCACTGCCCAGAGTGTAGGTTTAGAGAGGGCCCCTGAAAGAAAATTGACAGCTGCTCTCCCAGAACTCTCcctcagatgtaagctctcagacTTAAGAAATTTCAGTTACCCCCAGCATCACCCAACACCAACTACTCTCCATCTTCTCTGTTGAGGAATTACCTGTGGTCCCCAACAAGGATGTCCAAACTGGGACAGCTGAGAAGACACTCACCTGCCAATACTGGGTTCCTGAGGTCCAGACTCAGTCCTGCAAAAGAGTTAGTTACCTGTGAGTGTTTGCACTGAAACATGAGCATGACCTCCACGTCCAGATGCCTTATAGAGCTGCTGGTACATCCTGATGGCCCAAATCATGGTTGTGAGGTGGATTCGCTATCAGATGAAAATTCTCCATCCCAATTTGGTATCTCACCAAGATATAGCAGAACTGTAAAAAGGGGGGTCATGGCATCTTCCAGTTGCCTCAAATTTGCAGATGATTGGCCTCCTTTccaaaaacacagacacaaaacatGTGGCCTATACaggtttctgcttcctgtcatgaggAAGAGGAACTGCTCTAACCCAGCGCCTGACTCTTCTTTCCTGTGCTGTGATGGGTTGGCTTCCAGAATTTGTGACTTCTATCTCTCCCTGGTTCCTTAGTTTTCGTTTCTGTTTCTGACACAGAACCTTTTAAACCTCATGCAAGTCTCagactcctccttctccttcagcttgctgtgtgctgggattacaagcccaaGTCTGATTGTGGTCTCTTCCTTCAGAACATCTCCACTGTAACCATCTACATCTTCCTGTATGCTCCCACTCACCAAAGACCAGGACTTAATGCAAAATAAACCTGGTGACTTCCTGAGTCAGGACCTTCACTTGAGGGTCTCCAAGGTGGTTGGTCTTTTTCTCTCAGAGCTTCTTCTTGGTTCTCCTTTACTCCTGCAGCTAGACAAAACTCATGGTCAGTTTTCTAGCCTGCCTGGGAGATTCTTTGGGGATGTTGTGTGAACTTTACCTAGGGATACAAGCACAATGCCTACACACCTGACATGAGACAACAGTGATAAGAACAAAGACAAGACTCCACACAAATCTACCTGATGACACAATGAGTTATATTAGGGTTCCTTAGAATCCTGTCATCAGTCTTGGTTTTTTGGaatattttgatttgtttgtttactgagacagggtctcactatgtagctctggctgtcctggaactcactatgtagtctagactAGATCCAGCAACCAGTGTCACACACAACAGCAACATTGGAAACTTTTCAGTGGTTATAGCCATGAAAAAAAAGCTGTGCCTACACCTATTAACTGACAATATTTCTGATAGGAGGGGAGTGGCCTTAGAATCCTCTACACCATGATGGAATATTCATGGGGCCAATCTTGTGCAGGTGACCTGTGTGTAATCAGAGCTACAGAGACTCACAGGACAagagtaccaccatgcctggaaagAACTGTTCTACAACAAGGGGAGATGCAGGCTGATGCTGCTGGGATCATACAGAACAGAAGGGACACACTGAGCACCCAATCCTTCAGAGCTCCTTGATGAACACAGGGGAGACATCCatggaaatggagaaaaaaatgtggtATTCTCGTGACTCTGATTTGAGTCTATGCTAAATAATTCCTATAGACTCATTGCCCATTTCTTTCCAACATACATGATTTCCATAGGAACAACCTCTCAGCATTTTTTCTTCTTAGGTGTTCCTATTTTATTGTTCAGAATCCTTCTGGTTTTTGTGAAGTCTGAATTTGAATTAAGACCTCCTCATCTACAAATGTTCATTCCAATAATGTTGTTGGCATCTCACCTATGAGCCCCAGCACCATCCTGATTGTCTAACATCAGCATCATATTCACCACGCTTTTGGGTTCAGGAGTGCTTGGGACTCAGGTGTACAAGGAATGATTAACTTTCACACTGTTTTATAATGTAGCTTGGATAAAAGAGGGTTTTGGTCATGTAAATGTTATGGTTAAAGGGACTCTCTCTGCTCTCATGTTTTGCAGATAATTAATATAT includes:
- the LOC131902850 gene encoding leukocyte immunoglobulin-like receptor subfamily A member 5 — its product is CSKSHLLLTCFLAGNLQKPTLWAEPSSVIASGNDVTIWCEGTKESRIYFLYKEGSSAPWDSQTPKDPGNKAMFSIASMEKHHAGQYCCYSYKSTGWTERSDSLVTGVHHGKPTLSAFPSPVVTSGGNVTLQCVSSKGYNGFILTREDLKFSSFGDLCGIQQE